In Fibrobacter sp. UBA4297, the sequence ATTTCGGGCAACAGGACATTCGGGTTCTTGATTTCGGAACAATAGCGGGCCGCAATTTCTTGACGACGTTCGTTAGATTCATCCAAATGCGGAAGTTTCGCAAGCAAAAGAGCCGCCTGCATCTCGTCCAGGCGAGAATTCACGCCCTTTAACTTGTTCACGTATTTGCGCTCGGAACCGTAATTGCCAAGGGTTCGCACCATATTTGCGACATCGGCATCATTCGTAAGGACCATGCCCGCATCGCCAAACGCTCCCAGATTCTTTGTCGGATAAAAGCTAAATGCGGCCGCCGAACCAAACGAGCCAGCACAACGCCCATCGCGCAAGCGGGCTCCATGCGCCTGAGCGCTATCCTCAAAAACAAGCAAGCCACGCGAATTTGCAAATTCACAAATTTCGTCTACCGCACAAAGACGTCCATACAAATGCACCATAAGAATAGCACGAGTCCGCGCACCGCAGGATTCTTTTATGCGCTTCGGATCCATGTCATAGCTATTTTCGGCAGGTTCCACAAGCACTGGCTTGAGCCCTGCGGCACTCACAGCAAGAACTGTCGCAATAAACGTATTTGAAGGCACCAGAACTTCGTCGCCTTCATGCAAGCGCCCCAGTTCCATCGAGGCACGCAACATAAGGGTCAGCGCATCGAGTCCATTCCCCACCCCTACAGCGTGCTTCACACCGCAATATTCAGCAAACGCCTGTTCAAAACATTCACAAAAATGCCCACGGATATACCAACCCGATTCCACAACGGATGCCGCTGCTTCTTTCAGGGAATCCATGAATGGGGCATTTAAACTCTTGAGATCGAGAAAGGGAACTTTTGCCATAAACTCCAATATAAAAAAATCGGCTCCGCTAAACGGAACCGATTACTGAGCTACGAAGGGCTCGAACCTTCGACCCACGCCTTAAAAGGGCGTTGCTCTACCAACTGAGCTAGTAGCCCGAGCAAGGGCAAATATAAAAAAACTTTTTTTTATTGTAAAGGCATAAGAACAGCCAATAATTAAAAAAAAAACATCCACCTTGCACATTTAATGCCAATCATCGCGCTGACTTTTTATAAATTTACACCATGGATTTACTGAAAAAACTATCTGCAATAGCGGCTCTCGCCATCGCGTGTCCGGCATCTGATTTTGGCTATTTTTCTAAGCACGATGCAGGCCAAGAAGTTTTTTCGTTCCTTTCTACATTTGACAGCCCGCGCAATGCCGCTCTCGAGAAGTCGGCATCGGCACTGCCCTCTACTGACCCGTCGGTAGTTCAGCTAAACCCGGCTGCACTCGTGATGACCGAAGGTAAAAAACGCGTCGCCGAAGCTCATTGGCAAACAGGCGAAATGGCAAGCAACGTGGGAACGCTTTCTTACACAACGCAGTACGAAAAATTCATCTTGCAGTTCTCGTACAACTGGCAATCCTACGGGACCATCGTCGGCTATGACGAAAATGGCGAAGAAAACGGCAGCGAGTACAAGCCATTTAGCCAACTTACCACATTGTCTGTAGCTTACCCGATGAAACACATTCGCGTAGGAGCAACCCTCAAGTTCGCTTCGGATAAAATGACGGGAGATGCCACAGACCAGGCAGCATTGGTAGCAGCATTTGACTGGGGCCTAACCTGGATGTCTGACACCAAGAACTATGGTTTTTCATTTGTTGCAAGAGACTTCGGTGCGATGCTCCGCGGTTATCTGAAGGAAGACGCTGATGACTCCTACAACTTGGCGCAGACATTTGCAATCGGCGGATTTATGAGGCCGCGCAGCGTACCGCGCTTGACATTGTTTGCAGAAACAGACTTTCCGCGCTATGCAGAACCGGACCTGAACCTCGGTGCCGAATATGCGCTCGGCGAATTCTTCCGCATCCGCGCAGGCTTTACTCGTACATGGCTAGACATTTCACGCGACATCAAGGAACTGGCCAATTCTTCTAGTAGGCCCGACGAGACAAACGAAGGGCGCGTATTCAGCCTTGGTCTCGGATACTCATCGGAGCTGTTCGCCTTTGACTACGCATTTTCGTACCTTGCCGAAGATCTCGGCTATGAGCACAGGATTGGCCTCCGCGTAGAATTTTAGCAGGAACTAGACTCCATGCGACAGTTTGACGTTTTTGTTTTCAGCGAAAACTACGACGAAACGCGAGGCGCACTTCCCCAACCACCATTCACGGACGACGAACTCGGCTGGTTTTATACAAACGACTGGAACAAGCATCTCGACGAAATTGAAGGCGAATGGGTTGTTTTTACGCATCCAAGCATCAGGATTGACCGCAATTTTTTGAACAACGTCGCCGAAGTCACGGACGGATTCCCGATGGTAGATGCTTTTGCGCCACGCATCCGTACTGACAAAGGAAATTTTTTAGGCGGATATCTGTTAAAGCCTGCATCCAAGGGTTCAGGTTTTATTGAAATTGACGAGAACGCTCCGTTGCGCTATGTGGCAGCACCGCATCCATTCCTTGCCGTATTTTCAAGACGCATTATACAGCGCACAGGCGGTTTTGACATGACACTCCCGCCAGCCATGCGCCTTGCCGATTTCACGCTACGCATGATGCATGCCGGTGGCAAGATGTTCTCCGTGCCATACCTAGTGGCACAAGCAATAGGAGACGAAGCTGTGGCCGTCACAGGAAACGGAAGCAACGAAAGCGCACACGTCCATAAAGGAACGAACAAATTAACAGGAATGGACAACCTAAAATCGGTTGCGATTATTTTATCCAAAGCATTCGGATTCGAAGCATCATTGCCATTCGCCCTCCACCATCCAAGCGTCATCCCGACGCTACTGTGCAACCGCAAAGAGCGTAAAGCCAAGCGCGAAGCGGCAACACTCCTCTCCAAACTCAAGGCCGATTTTCTAAAAGAAGTGACTAGTCATTAACGAGAGGGCGATGCCCGATCGATGTCGGACATGACAAACAAAAACAATCGTATACTGCGCCTCCGGCGCAAAAAAAAAGAACCCCGCCGAGTGGCGAGGTCCAAAAGCTTTTTAGCGGAGGTGTGGGAAACAATTTGCTTTTAGGCGGTTACGCCCACACCACTAACACTAGTTAAACTTTAATTAGCCCTTGTAGTTGGTGATAACGCGAGCCATTTCGCAAACCTTGTTGCTGTAGCCCCATTCGTTATCGTACCAAGAGCAGACCTTCACGAAGGTCGGGTCGAGCTGGATACCGGCCTTGGCGTCGAAGATAGAAGTGCACGGATTGTTGCGGAAGTCGGTAGAAACAACAGCGTCTTCGGTGTAGCCGAGGATGCCCTTGAGTTCGCCTTCAGAAGCTTCCTTCATAGCAGCGCAGATTGCTGCGTATGCTGCATCCTTGTCAGCAGCCGGAGCGTTCTTGAGTTCAGCAGTGAGGTCAACGAAGGAAACGTCGGAAGTCGGCACGCGGAGAGACATACCAGTGAGCTTGCCATTGAGCTGCGGGAGAACCTTACCCACGGCCTTTGCAGCACCCGTAGAAGACGGGATGATGTTTTCGAGGATGCCACGGCCACCGCGCCAGTCCTTCTTGGACGGGCCGTCAACGGTCTTCTGAGTAGCAGTTGCAGCGTGAACGGTGGTCATGAGGCCACGGACGATGCCGAACTTTTCGTCAAGAACCTTGGAGATCGGAGCGAGGCAGTTAGTGGTGCAGGAAGCGTTGGAGATGATCTTCTGACCAGCGTAGGTCTTGTGGTTAACACCATAGACGAACATCGGAGTTGCATCCTTGGACGGAGCAGACATGATGACCTTCTTGGCACCAGCCTTGAGGTGAGCAGAAGCGAGTTCTTCGGTGAGGAAGAAACCAGTGGATTCAACAACGACGTCTACATCGAGAGCGCCCCAAGTGATGTTGGTCGGATCCTTTTCAGCGAAGATCTGGATCTTGTTGCCGTCAACAATGAGGAAGTTGCCTTCGACCTTGATGTCGTGGTTGAACTGACCGTGGACGGAGTCATACTTGAGCATGTATGCGAGGTAGTCAGCGTCGAGAAGGTCGTTGATACCGACAACAGTGATGTCCTTGGAGAAGTTTTCCACAGCAGCGCGGAAGACCATACGGCCGATACGACCGAAACCATTAATACCGAGTTTGAGAGCCATTATTGGATCCTTTTTTTTATTGTTGAAATTGCTACCCACCTACACGGTGGAGCTTTGCTGGCAGGAAAGATACAAAAAATCAAAGTGTTTGTGTAGTAATAATCTCAAAAAAAGAGAGTAAAACGACCAAAGACCGCCAGGTGAGGTCTTACCGCATCTACCACCCCTATTTTTCCAGGACTTCGAGGACGAGCTTTTCGAGCATTTCGAAACTCGGGGCCCCGCTCCAGACGCGCTTGATGTAGCCATTCGAGTCTAGGAGCATGAGCGTCGGGACCGCATGAATCCCGTAACGGCGCCAGAGCCCCTGGTCGGCATCGCGGTAAAGCGGATACGGGGACGCATGCTGCTTCTTGTAGAATGCAAGGAGCGGCTTGGTCTGTTCAGACGAAATGCCGATGACTTCGAGTCCCTGGCTAGAATACTTGTTGTAGATTTTTTCAAGCACGGGGAGCGTCTGGCGACATGGTCCGCACCAGGTCGCCCAGAAGTCGAGAAGCGTCGCCTTTGGCGCATCCTTTCTCTTTTCACCGTTCTTGTAGAAGTTCTTGCCGAACTCAGCCATCTTGCTTCCGATAGCAGAACCGGTGAGGCTAGAAATATCGTCTGGACGTTCCGTGAGCGTCACCGTGAGCGGGATGCGCTTTCCATCGCGGAAAACATCGATGGATACTTTAGAACCGACCTTTGATGTTTTCAAGACATTCTGAATTTGAGCCACATTCACCAAATCCTTGCCATCAAAACCGACAACCAGATCCCCCGAAACGACCCCCGCCGAGAGACACCCCGATTCCGGATGCACACCAGAAACTCGAAGTGCCAAATGATTTTCATAGAGATCTTTCTTGTAAATGAGCCCAAGCCACGGCCCCGCAAACGCAGAAGCCGAGAGGAGCAATAGAACACAAATGGCACGAATGATTTTCGACATTTAATCCATCCTATAAATTGCTATTTAAAAGAGATAAAAACCGATATTCAAAGCTGCAGTGAAATGAGTTTCACGGCTAAAAAGTTCATCATCCTTATCGACTAACGCACGCCCCAAGATGTAACTCGCATCCAGCTCGATACGGCACAAGAAACTCGTGTTCTTGAAGAACGTGATATCGCGACCATAACCCAGTGTCACACGCGGCGGGAAATAGCTTTTGTCATAACGTTCGAAAGAGACAAACGAAATGCCGAGGCGAACAAAGTCATCTTCACGCGTGCCGCGGAAAAAGAACCGCCAATCCGTGCCGACTTCAAAGTAATCGCCCGAGAACAGGAACGCCGCAAAAAGATCCGCCGAATGGTGCTTATGGAAGCGATACTCGCCACTCAGCAAAATTCCAGGGTGTACAGAGCTCAAATAATAGACAAGTTCTAGCTCGCCACCAAAAGAGAACGCCGAAAGCGAATCAGACACCGGGGCGTCTTCGTAGGGTTGCT encodes:
- a CDS encoding DegT/DnrJ/EryC1/StrS family aminotransferase, which encodes MAKVPFLDLKSLNAPFMDSLKEAAASVVESGWYIRGHFCECFEQAFAEYCGVKHAVGVGNGLDALTLMLRASMELGRLHEGDEVLVPSNTFIATVLAVSAAGLKPVLVEPAENSYDMDPKRIKESCGARTRAILMVHLYGRLCAVDEICEFANSRGLLVFEDSAQAHGARLRDGRCAGSFGSAAAFSFYPTKNLGAFGDAGMVLTNDADVANMVRTLGNYGSERKYVNKLKGVNSRLDEMQAALLLAKLPHLDESNERRQEIAARYCSEIKNPNVLLPEIPQSPSEHVWHVFVIRLKSEDARNEMQKYLTAHGIETLIHYPIPPHLQEAYAHEFSGEYPIAETMAKTVLSIPMSPVMTDDEVSEVIGTINDF
- the gap gene encoding type I glyceraldehyde-3-phosphate dehydrogenase encodes the protein MALKLGINGFGRIGRMVFRAAVENFSKDITVVGINDLLDADYLAYMLKYDSVHGQFNHDIKVEGNFLIVDGNKIQIFAEKDPTNITWGALDVDVVVESTGFFLTEELASAHLKAGAKKVIMSAPSKDATPMFVYGVNHKTYAGQKIISNASCTTNCLAPISKVLDEKFGIVRGLMTTVHAATATQKTVDGPSKKDWRGGRGILENIIPSSTGAAKAVGKVLPQLNGKLTGMSLRVPTSDVSFVDLTAELKNAPAADKDAAYAAICAAMKEASEGELKGILGYTEDAVVSTDFRNNPCTSIFDAKAGIQLDPTFVKVCSWYDNEWGYSNKVCEMARVITNYKG
- a CDS encoding thioredoxin-like domain-containing protein translates to MSKIIRAICVLLLLSASAFAGPWLGLIYKKDLYENHLALRVSGVHPESGCLSAGVVSGDLVVGFDGKDLVNVAQIQNVLKTSKVGSKVSIDVFRDGKRIPLTVTLTERPDDISSLTGSAIGSKMAEFGKNFYKNGEKRKDAPKATLLDFWATWCGPCRQTLPVLEKIYNKYSSQGLEVIGISSEQTKPLLAFYKKQHASPYPLYRDADQGLWRRYGIHAVPTLMLLDSNGYIKRVWSGAPSFEMLEKLVLEVLEK